From Delphinus delphis chromosome X, mDelDel1.2, whole genome shotgun sequence, a single genomic window includes:
- the LOC132418742 gene encoding pyruvate dehydrogenase E1 component subunit alpha, somatic form, mitochondrial, whose translation MRKMLAAVSRVLLGVAQKPASRVLVASRNFANDATFEIKKCDLHRLEEGPPVTTVLTREDGLKYYRMMQTVRRMELKADQLYKQKIIRGFCHLCDGQEACCVGLEAGINPTDHLITAYRAHGFTFTRGLSVRAILAELTGRRGGCAKGKGGSMHMYAKNFYGGNGIVGAQVPLGAGIALACKYNGKDEICLTLYGDGAANQGQIFEAYNMAALWKLPCIFICENNRYGMGTSVERAAASTDYYKRGDFIPGLRVDGMDILCVREATRFAAAYCRAGKGPILMELQTYRYHGHSMSDPGVSYRTREEIQEVRSKSDPIMLLKDRMVNSNLASVEELKEIDVDVRKEIEDAAQFATADPEPPLEELGYHIYCSDPPFEVRGANQWIKFKSIS comes from the exons GCAAGCAGAGTGCTGGTGGCATCCCGTaattttgcaaatgatgctacatTTGAAATTAAG AAATGTGATCTTCACCGGCTGGAAGAGGGCCCTCCTGTCACTACGGTGCTCACCAGGGAGGATGGGCTCAAATACTACAGGATGATGCAGACTGTTCGTCGAATGGAGTTAAAAGCAGATCAGctatataaacagaaaattattcGTGGTTTCTGTCACTTGTGTGATGGTCAG GAAGCTTGTTGTGTGGGCCTGGAGGCCGGCATAAACCCCACAGACCATCTGATCACAGCATATCGGGCTCACGGCTTTACGTTTACTCGTGGGCTTTCTGTCCGAGCAATTCTCGCAGAGCTTACAG GACGAAGAGGAGGTTGTGCTAAAGGAAAAGGAGGATCGATGCATATGTACGCCAAGAACTTCTACGGGGGCAATGGCATCGTGGGAGCTCAG GTGCCCCTGGGAGCTGGGATTGCTCTGGCCTGTAAGTATAACGGAAAAGATGAAATCTGTTTGACTTTGTATGGTGATGGCGCTGCTAATCAG GGTCAGATATTCGAAGCTTACAATATGGCGGCTTTGTGGAAATTGCCTTGTATTTTCATCTGTGAGAATAACCGCTATGGGATGGGAACATCTGTGGAGAGAGCAGCAGCCAGCACTGATTACTACAAGAGAGGCGACTTCATTCCTGGGCTGAGG GTAGATGGAATGGATATCCTGTGTGTCCGGGAGGCCACAAGGTTTGCAGCTGCCTATTGTAGAGCTGGAAAG GGGCCCATACTGATGGAGCTGCAGACTTACCGTTACCATGGGCACAGCATGAGTGATCCTGGAGTCAG TTACCGTACACGAGAAGAAATTCAGGAAGTTAGAAGTAAGAGTGACCCTATCATGCTTCTCAAGGATAGGATGGTGAACAGCAATCTGGCCAGTGTTGAAGAACTAAAG GAAATTGATGTTGACgtgagaaaagaaattgaggatgCTGCCCAGTTTGCTACAGCTGACCCTGAACCACCTTTGGAAGAACTCGGCTATCACATCTACTGCAGCGATCCGCCTTTTGAAGTCCGGGGTGCAAACCAGTGGATCAAGTTTAAGTCCATCAGTTAA